The Polyodon spathula isolate WHYD16114869_AA chromosome 13, ASM1765450v1, whole genome shotgun sequence genome includes a region encoding these proteins:
- the LOC121326051 gene encoding PH domain leucine-rich repeat-containing protein phosphatase 2-like isoform X2 has protein sequence MIRFLESNMKWNGSRSCVTRKSRFGSRERDWLKEDPQRGCVFLHGSGDPQPPSSSGPTSSSTSQSDLRLVLCTTDTTAAELCAQADCDGLYLQQHGDLIRRLDPSERPLQIMYDYLAAMGFEDPVRIQNEAANSDLCCMMRFYSEKPCSADQLERILLKGVFSVRKGKTQLHKWAERQVILCGTCLIVASVKDSLTGKMHILPLVGGKVEEVKRRQHCLMFSSAGPQAQTYFVNFDLLSDYQRWHRQASKVVSQTVSVVDLSCYSLEEVPECLFYSQDVTHLNLRNNFMRPDRTGGLHSLNRFSQIKSLNLSHNRLGSFPESLCEILTLTELNLSCNGIRSLPTQIENLHSLQTLSLDGNHLSLLPVELGGLSQLSSLGLSFNNFSEIPAVLERLSAVDRLAMAGNCLERLDLGTLSRMSHFKHIDLRLNGLQAVVSGGVEALKHITHMDLRDNRLSALDLSSVCSLEQLHCQRNSLGALTLSGFTLRALHTSANHLMTVNIYPVPNQLTHLDLSRNLLEYLPDWVCDTKKIEVLDVSHNLLTELPGRLLSSLSLRKLLVGHNQLHSLPDLLDHIPLEALDLQHNKLGELPESLFYKALNLRYVNLSANSLETVPPSSQSEESLSALQELYLTSNKLNEQCAALLAGHQNLRVLHVAYNQLQSFPPSKLTKLELLEELNLSGNKLKTIPSTVANCKRLHTLIAHSNHISVFPEILNLPEIKLVDLSCNELTEILLPDSLSPTLQELDLSGNTNLILEHKTLNIFSHIATLKLDQKPLMSAAESMGSPTLWNHGYSEMTGQRNKLCVSVLAVDSFGDSVEAAYGIFDGDRNEEVPRLLQCTMGDVLSEEIQHSSIDTVYMSNTFLSSHRKLGMAGQKLGASALLCYIQHNAGDPGSYFSLTLANVGTCQAVLCRDGQPLPLSRVFSLEQSAEETERVKLSKAIITEDNKVSGVTCCSRLLGCSYLSPWVLPKPWVQTEPLCAQDEFLILGNRALFERISYQEAVCTVQAVRDPRAAAKKLCTLAQSYGCRDNVGAVVVSLHIGEDSCTCELPLATAAGGGGGRIYPTAMLLGDPATPSTSSGIASEFNSEMSASEVGSEAGSIASDENPVAGLASRPERRCSLHPTVCAIGGFGGAGNNLGLFQRQPSCATFSSNQSDNGLDSDDEAPLDGVITNGSKLEVEVDIHCCAFRLKGGAPEGNGGQESVEERRGFALRLSEDIGSCVTAGFGCRMRRQNSVVVAANGCLHTVSSKETSDLQKSLSTSSLFGKKLSNGSVVTVEESHNLIEVALEAPKKKSGYFAAPAQQDPEDQLVVPPGLERDVREQLRHPNPNPGPAPAQPAPITGDPDWDHPHLNSQKQQLQQPWDDSALVLQQEVYDTAL, from the exons GAGGCTGGACCCCAGTGAGCGCCCTCTCCAGATTATGTATGATTACCTGGCAGCAATGGGCTTTGAGGACCCAGTCCGCATACAGAACGAAGCTGCTAACTCTGATCTCTGCTGCATGATGCGCTTCTACAGCG AGAAGCCTTGCAGTGCAGATCAACTGGAGCGCATTTTGCTGAAGGGGGTGTTTAGCGTCCGCAAGGGCAAGACACAGCTGCACAAGTGGGCAGAACGGCAGGTCATCCTGTGTGGCACCTGCCTCATTGTGGCCTCCGTCAAGGACAGCCTCACGGGGAAGATGCACATCTTGCCTCTCGTAGGGGGCAAG GTAGAGGAAGTGAAGAGAAGACAACACTGCCTCATGTTCAGCTCTGCGGGACCTCAGGCTCAAACATATTTTGTCAACTTTGATTTGCTGTCTGACTACCAGAGGTGGCATCGACAGGCTTCCAAA GTGGTGTCTCAGACAGTGAGTGTAGTGGACCTGTCCTGTTATAGCCTGGAGGAAGTCCCGGAGTGCCTGTTCTACAGCCAGGACGTCACACACCTCAACCTGCGGAACAACTTCATGAGGCCTGACAGGACAGGGGGGCTTCACAGCCTCAACAG GTTTTCTCAGATAAAGAGTTTGAATCTCTCCCACAATCGCCTGGGTTCCTTTCCTGAGTCTTTGTGTGAGATCCTCACGTTAACCGAACTCAACCTTTCTTGCAACGGGATTCGCTCACTACCTACCCAGATTGAGAATCTGCACAg CTTACAGACACTATCTCTGGATGGAAatcatctgagcttgttaccagtGGAGCTGGGAGGCTTGTCACAACTTAGTAGCCTGGGGCTTTCCTTTAACAACTTCTCTGAGATCCCTGCTGTGCTGGAGAGGCTGAGTGCAGTCGACAGGCTGGCCATGGCTGGGAACTGTCTCGAAAGGCTGGACCTGGGCACCCTGAGCAGAATGAGCCACTTCAAGCACATAGACCTCCG TTTAAATGGGCTGCAAGCGGTTGTGAGTGGGGGGGTGGAGGCATTGAAGCACATCACGCACATGGACCTGCGTGACAATCGTCTCTCAGCGCTGGACCTCAGCTCAGTCTGCAGCCTCGAGCAGTTGCACTGCCAGCGCAACAGCCTGGGGGCGCTCACGCTTAGCGGCTTCACCCTCCGAGCCCTCCACACCAGTGCTAACC ATCTGATGACTGTAAACATCTACCCTGTTCCCAATCAGTTAACTCACTTGGATCTCTCACG GAATTTGCTGGAGTACCTGCCGGACTGGGTGTGTGACACCAAGAAAATCGAGGTGCTGGATGTGAGTCACAATCTGCTCACTGAGCTCCCTGGCAG GCTCTTGAGCAGTCTGAGTCTTAGGAAACTGCTCGTTGGGCACAACCAGCTCCACAGCTTGCCTGACCTCCTGGACCACATCCCCCTGGAGGCCCTCGACCTCCAGCACAACAAGCTAGGCGAGCTCCCAGAAAGCCTCTTCTATAAGGCCTTAAA TCTGAGGTACGTGAACTTGTCTGCAAACTCACTGGAGACTGTGCCCCCCAGCAGCCAATCAGAGGAGAGCCTCAGTGCCCTCCAGGAGCTCTACCTCACCAGCAACAAACTGAATGAGCAGTGTGCCGCCCTACTGGCTGGACACCAGAATCTCCGGGTGCTGCACGTTGCCTACAACCAGCTGCAATCCTTCCCGCCCAG CAAGCTGACAAAGTTGGAGCTGCTGGAGGAGTTGAACCTTAGTGGGAATAAGCTAAAGACAATCCCCTCCACTGTGGCCAACTGCAAGAGACTGCACACCCTGATCGCTCACTCCAACCACATCAGCGTCTTCCCAGAGATACTCAACCTGCCAGAGATCAAG TTGGTGGATCTAAGCTGTAACGAGCTGACAGAGATTCTCTTGCCTGATTCGCTGTCCCCAACTCTCCAAGAACTGGACCTGAGTGGGAACACCAACCTCATCCTGGAGCACAAGACCCTCAACATTTTTAG CCATATTGCCACTCTGAAACTGGATCAGAAGCCTTTGATGTCGGCAGCAGAGTCCATGGGCTCCCCGACGCTTTGGAACCATGGATACTCTGAAATGACCGGCCAGAGGAACAA GCTATGTGTGTCTGTGCTGGCAGTGGATAGTTTCGGGGACAGCGTGGAGGCAGCTTATGGGATCTTCGACGGAGATCGCAATGAGGAGGTCCCACGTCTGCTGCAGTGCACCATGGGAGATGTGCTGTCAGAGGAGATCCAGCACTCTAGCATTGACACTGTCTATATGAGCAACACCTTCCTCAGCTCACATCG GAAACTGGGAATGGCTGGTCAGAAGCTGGGGGCTTCAGCCCTTCTCTGCTACATCCAACACAATGCTGGTGAccctggcagctatttcagcctGACCTTGGCCAATGTGGGCACGTGCCAAGCCGTGCTGTGCCGGGATGGGCAACCCCTGCCACTCTCCAGGGTCTTCAGCCTAGAGCAAAGCGCCGAGGAGACAGAGCGGGTCAAACTGAGCAAGGCCATCATTACAGAG GACAACAAGGTGAGCGGAGTGACGTGTTGCTCCCGCCTGCTGGGCTGCTCCTACCTGTCTCCCTGGGTTCTCCCTAAACCCTGGGTGCAGACCGAGCCCCTGTGTGCCCAGGACGAGTTCCTGATTCTGGGGAACCGGGCCCTGTTCGAGCGGATCTCCTACCAAGAGGCTGTGTGCACCGTGCAGGCGGTCCGAGACCCGCGGGCTGCTGCTAAAAAGCTGTGCACCCTGGCCCAGAGCTATGGTTGCCGGGACAATGTGGGCGCCGTTGTGGTGTCCCTTCATATCGGGGAGGACAGCTGCACCTGTGAGCTCCCCCTGGCTACTGCAGCGGGCGGAGGAGGAGGGAGGATCTATCCCACTGCTATGCTTCTGGGGGATCCTGCAACCCCTTCCACTAGCAGCGGCATAGCATCAGAGTTCAACAGCGAAATGTCTGCCTCAGAGGTAGGGAGTGAGGCTGGGTCGATCGCCTCAGACGAAAACCCTGTTGCTGGACTAGCCTCCAGACCAGAGCGCCGATGCAGCCTCCATCCGACAGTTTGTGCAATTGGAGGATTTGGAGGTGCAGGCAACAATCTGGGGCTGTTTCAGAGGCAGCCCTCCTGCGCCACCTTCTCCAGTAACCAGTCAGACAACGGGCTGGACAGTGACGACGAGGCCCCACTAGATGGCGTCATTACCAATGGGAGCAAGCTGGAAGTGGAGGTGGATATCCACTGCTGTGCGTTCCGGCTGAAGGGTGGAGCTCCCGAGGGGAATGGGGGGCAGGAGTCTGTAGAGGAGCGGCGAGGGTTCGCACTCCGGCTCTCGGAGGACATAGGCAGCTGTGTCACAGCAGGGTTTGGGTGCAGGATGCGTCGTCAAAACAGTGTGGTGGTGGCTGCTAACGGCTGCCTCCACACTGTGAGCAGTAAAGAGACTTCGGATCTTCAAAAGTCCCTGTCCACCTCCAGTCTGTTTGGGAAGAAGCTGTCTAACGGCTCAGTGGTCACGGTAGAGGAGAGCCACAACCTCATTGAAGTTGCCCTGGAGGCCCCCAAGAAGAAGTCAGGATACTTTGCTGCCCCTGCCCAGCAGGACCCCGAGGACCAATTGGTGGTGCCGCCTGGTTTAGAACGGGATGTTCGGGAGCAGCTGAGACATCCCAATCCAAACCCTGGCCCCGCACCCGCTCAACCAGCTCCCATCACGGGAGACCCAGACTGGGATCATCCCCATCTAAATAGCcaaaagcagcagctgcagcagccttGGGATGACAGCGCCCTTGTACTACAGCAGGAGGTGTATGACACAGCACTATAG